The following coding sequences lie in one Pseudarthrobacter phenanthrenivorans Sphe3 genomic window:
- a CDS encoding alpha-amylase family glycosyl hydrolase has product MSAPARARRSAISLASPYPPPGPTASTAFRTTAFRSAAGLLAATVAVSAAVLPAQAAPGPKDPGTAPALHSLRAPVTDENFYFVMADRFSNGSAVNDDGGLGGDPMVSGYDPTKKGFYNGGDLKGLLDKIDYIQGLGTTSIWLTPSFKNKAVQPEDKSAGYHGYWITDFTQIDPHLGTNDELKALIDEAHSRGMKVYFDIITNHTADVIGYEDSEGEGARKGYVSKDEVPYKTAGGDEFDDRDYAGQETFPELDTETSFPYQPRLEAGEENLKVPNWLNDPTLYHNRGDTTFAGEDAYYGDFFGLDDLFTEHPKVVDGMKDIYQAWIRDFGVDGFRIDTMKHVNNEFWQEFGPDVLRYAKEQGKDEFFMFGEVFDTTKSFTSQFTTRNQMQAVLDFPFQEAARSFASKSADTRNLETFFAGDDWYTDADSNVYQLPTFLGNHDMGRIGSFIAADNPGSSDEEQVARDQLAHELMYFSRGNPVIYYGDEQGFTGPGGDQDARQTLFASQVPEYLDDDLLGTDATHATDNFNTGHPLYSKISELAALTKEHPALRDGAHQHRYASGGPGVYAFSRTDAGDQREYVVALNNSEQAQTAEVPTYIAKRNYTRIYGDAAAEAKTSEDGKLTVTVPPLSAVVYESSGRIPHSKVAPAVVLQDPAAAPGDNGRLKVTADVGGSSFYEVTFEARTAGGEWLPIGTDDTAPYQVFHDVAALDAGTPLEYRATVLDNGGHTATSQSRSASVPAPAITLQKPEEGSSAEGTVELSATVDPEKASNVVAFERSVDGGEWTGVATDDSSPVYSASDDITSLADGTKVAYRAVMTGPGFNVSSETRTITVGEAPQPDSVTVAGSLNQAMGCASQWDPACSQAMMTLDPVDRIWRLTVDLPAGQYEFKAALNGGWDENYGAGGQFNGPNITLDHPGGPVTFRYDNSTHLLSAVYASQQPGAVAAAGSMNSELGCATDWEPSCDQAQLVLDPADLVWKLAADLPAGTYEFKAALDRSWNINYGAGGESPGANVVYEHDGGPVTFRYDHFTHVISAG; this is encoded by the coding sequence ATGAGCGCGCCCGCACGCGCCCGGAGATCAGCAATTTCGCTGGCATCTCCGTACCCACCGCCCGGCCCAACCGCTTCCACAGCCTTCCGTACCACAGCATTTCGTTCGGCTGCCGGACTACTCGCAGCCACCGTCGCCGTCAGTGCGGCAGTCCTTCCGGCCCAGGCCGCACCCGGCCCCAAAGACCCCGGCACGGCCCCGGCCCTCCACTCGCTCCGGGCTCCCGTCACGGACGAGAACTTCTATTTCGTGATGGCAGACCGTTTCAGCAACGGCAGCGCCGTAAATGACGACGGCGGCCTGGGCGGCGATCCGATGGTTTCCGGCTACGATCCCACCAAAAAGGGCTTCTACAACGGCGGCGACCTCAAGGGTCTGCTGGACAAGATCGACTACATCCAGGGCCTGGGAACCACTTCCATCTGGCTCACCCCCAGCTTCAAGAACAAGGCGGTGCAGCCCGAGGATAAGTCAGCGGGGTACCACGGGTATTGGATCACGGACTTCACCCAGATCGATCCGCACCTGGGAACTAATGACGAACTCAAAGCGCTCATCGATGAAGCCCACAGCCGCGGCATGAAGGTCTACTTCGACATCATCACCAACCACACCGCGGACGTGATCGGCTACGAGGACAGCGAGGGGGAAGGCGCCCGCAAGGGATATGTCTCGAAGGATGAAGTCCCCTACAAGACCGCCGGTGGCGACGAGTTCGACGACAGGGACTACGCCGGCCAGGAGACCTTCCCGGAACTGGATACGGAGACGTCCTTCCCCTACCAACCCCGCCTGGAGGCGGGCGAAGAGAACCTGAAAGTCCCCAACTGGCTGAACGATCCCACGCTCTACCACAACCGCGGCGACACCACCTTTGCCGGTGAAGACGCCTATTACGGTGACTTCTTCGGCCTGGACGATCTGTTCACCGAGCACCCCAAGGTTGTGGACGGCATGAAGGACATCTACCAGGCCTGGATCCGCGACTTTGGCGTGGACGGCTTCCGGATCGACACCATGAAGCACGTCAACAATGAGTTCTGGCAGGAATTCGGCCCCGACGTCCTCCGCTACGCGAAGGAACAGGGCAAGGACGAATTCTTCATGTTCGGCGAAGTCTTCGACACCACCAAGAGCTTCACCTCCCAGTTCACCACCCGGAACCAGATGCAGGCTGTCCTGGACTTCCCCTTCCAGGAGGCAGCGCGCAGTTTCGCCTCCAAGAGCGCAGACACCCGAAACCTGGAAACCTTCTTTGCCGGCGATGACTGGTACACCGATGCGGACTCCAACGTCTACCAGCTGCCCACCTTCCTGGGAAACCACGACATGGGCCGCATCGGCAGCTTCATCGCCGCGGACAACCCAGGCTCCAGTGATGAGGAGCAGGTGGCCCGCGACCAACTTGCCCACGAGCTGATGTACTTCTCCCGCGGCAACCCGGTGATCTACTACGGTGACGAGCAGGGCTTCACCGGCCCCGGCGGGGACCAGGATGCACGGCAGACGCTTTTCGCCAGCCAGGTTCCGGAATACCTTGACGACGACCTGCTGGGTACGGATGCCACGCACGCCACCGACAACTTCAACACCGGGCACCCGCTCTACAGCAAAATCAGCGAACTGGCCGCGCTCACCAAGGAACACCCGGCACTTCGCGACGGCGCCCACCAGCACCGCTATGCATCCGGGGGTCCGGGGGTCTACGCCTTCTCCCGCACGGATGCAGGGGACCAGCGCGAGTACGTGGTGGCCCTGAACAACAGCGAACAGGCCCAGACCGCAGAAGTGCCCACCTACATCGCCAAGCGCAACTACACGCGCATATACGGTGATGCGGCAGCTGAGGCGAAGACCTCGGAGGACGGCAAGCTGACGGTCACCGTTCCACCGCTTTCGGCAGTGGTGTACGAATCCTCCGGCCGCATCCCGCACTCCAAGGTAGCTCCCGCCGTCGTCCTCCAGGACCCTGCTGCCGCCCCCGGCGACAATGGGCGTCTCAAGGTGACGGCCGACGTCGGCGGTTCCTCGTTCTACGAGGTTACCTTCGAAGCCAGGACAGCAGGCGGGGAATGGCTGCCCATCGGCACGGACGACACCGCGCCGTACCAGGTGTTCCATGACGTTGCGGCGCTGGACGCCGGAACGCCCTTGGAATACCGCGCCACGGTGCTGGACAACGGCGGGCACACTGCAACTTCGCAGTCACGCTCCGCCAGCGTTCCTGCTCCGGCTATCACGCTGCAGAAGCCGGAAGAGGGAAGCAGCGCAGAGGGCACGGTGGAACTCAGCGCCACTGTGGACCCCGAAAAGGCCAGCAACGTAGTGGCATTCGAGCGGAGCGTGGACGGCGGCGAATGGACCGGGGTGGCTACCGATGATTCCTCGCCCGTGTATTCGGCCAGTGATGACATCACCAGCCTCGCTGACGGCACCAAGGTGGCGTACCGGGCAGTCATGACCGGCCCCGGATTCAACGTGTCCAGCGAGACCCGGACCATCACGGTGGGCGAGGCACCCCAGCCGGACTCCGTCACTGTGGCCGGTTCCCTGAACCAGGCCATGGGCTGCGCAAGCCAATGGGATCCAGCCTGCTCCCAGGCCATGATGACCCTTGACCCGGTGGACAGGATCTGGCGGCTCACGGTGGATCTACCTGCCGGCCAGTACGAGTTCAAGGCGGCGCTGAACGGCGGCTGGGACGAGAACTACGGCGCCGGCGGCCAGTTCAACGGGCCGAACATCACGCTGGACCATCCCGGTGGTCCCGTCACGTTCCGCTACGACAACAGCACGCACCTGCTAAGCGCGGTGTACGCCTCGCAGCAGCCCGGCGCGGTTGCGGCTGCCGGAAGCATGAACAGCGAACTGGGCTGCGCCACGGACTGGGAACCGTCCTGCGACCAGGCACAGCTGGTGCTGGACCCGGCGGACCTGGTGTGGAAGCTGGCTGCGGACCTTCCGGCCGGGACGTACGAGTTCAAGGCCGCGCTGGACCGGTCCTGGAACATAAACTACGGCGCGGGCGGAGAGTCGCCCGGAGCGAACGTCGTGTATGAGCACGACGGCGGGCCGGTCACCTTCCGCTACGACCACTTCACCCATGTGATCAGCGCCGGCTAG
- a CDS encoding lactonase family protein, whose amino-acid sequence MTAPSEQPIIWTGTYTADGGGRAEGIGALAENPDGNLEWLGTAVKADSPSFISVHPTLPVVYAVAEQRKMVRSFRRSGAFGLEPLGDPQPAGEATCHVAADPQGRFITAACWGDGQVLLYELDGEGGIAGRFPAAPSADPHASLNPGEPRQSRAHASLMLADGRIMTTDLGHDVIRIWNYVPGTGLVADHEVALPFGSGPRHLVQHRSGNVFVVSEYSVEVFVLRPEAGTFELVFRGPATAGGSLADDSAAEICLGRRGHFAYVGVRGSNIISTLEVRDGGTELLPVKDTPSGGNWPRHHLVRGSWLHVAHERSDNIATFALDAVTGLPGPLVHDLQAPSPTALVPAG is encoded by the coding sequence ATGACAGCCCCTTCCGAGCAGCCCATCATCTGGACCGGCACCTACACGGCAGACGGAGGAGGCCGTGCCGAAGGAATCGGAGCCCTCGCCGAGAACCCGGACGGAAACCTCGAATGGCTGGGAACCGCGGTAAAGGCAGACTCGCCGTCGTTCATTTCTGTCCACCCCACATTGCCAGTGGTGTACGCGGTTGCCGAACAACGGAAGATGGTGCGGTCCTTTCGCCGGAGTGGCGCTTTTGGGCTGGAACCCCTGGGGGACCCGCAACCGGCCGGCGAGGCAACGTGCCACGTGGCGGCAGACCCGCAGGGCCGGTTCATCACTGCTGCCTGCTGGGGTGACGGCCAGGTCCTGCTGTACGAACTCGACGGCGAGGGCGGGATCGCCGGGCGCTTCCCCGCCGCGCCGTCCGCGGACCCGCACGCCAGCCTCAACCCCGGTGAGCCCCGGCAGAGCCGGGCCCACGCCAGCCTGATGCTGGCCGACGGCCGGATCATGACCACAGACCTTGGCCACGATGTCATCCGCATCTGGAACTACGTTCCGGGAACCGGCCTGGTGGCTGACCATGAGGTGGCCCTGCCGTTCGGCAGCGGGCCGCGCCATTTGGTGCAGCACCGCAGCGGGAACGTGTTCGTGGTTTCCGAATATTCGGTGGAGGTGTTCGTGCTGAGGCCTGAAGCCGGGACGTTCGAGCTTGTATTCCGCGGTCCGGCCACTGCCGGGGGCAGCCTCGCGGATGATTCCGCTGCGGAAATTTGTCTCGGGCGCCGAGGGCACTTCGCCTACGTGGGAGTCCGGGGCTCCAACATCATCAGCACCTTGGAGGTACGGGACGGTGGAACAGAGCTTCTGCCCGTTAAAGACACCCCAAGTGGCGGAAACTGGCCGCGCCACCATCTGGTCCGGGGAAGCTGGCTGCACGTAGCCCACGAGCGGTCGGACAACATCGCCACCTTTGCCCTGGATGCAGTAACCGGCCTCCCGGGCCCGCTGGTCCACGACCTTCAGGCACCGTCCCCAACCGCCTTGGTACCCGCCGGCTAA
- a CDS encoding putative protein N(5)-glutamine methyltransferase — MDEAPGPGALAGWVDRRVNGVPLEHILGWAGFDGGRISVDAGVFVPRRRTELLVHEAVRLLHHASSASRGVVVDLCCGSGAVGAAIARRRPDIELHAADIDPAAVECARRNVNAFGAHVHQGDLFEALPLRLRDRVQVLAVNAPYVPTGAIAAMPPEARVFEPHTALDGGADGLDFHRRISAGALEWIAPVGHLLIETSRHQSESTAALLTAAGLAVRVVHSGELDGTVVVGTPHP, encoded by the coding sequence ATGGATGAAGCCCCAGGCCCTGGGGCGCTCGCCGGGTGGGTGGATCGCCGGGTGAACGGCGTGCCCCTTGAACACATTCTTGGCTGGGCGGGGTTCGACGGGGGCCGTATCAGCGTGGACGCGGGTGTATTCGTACCGCGGCGCCGGACCGAGTTGCTGGTCCACGAGGCTGTGAGGCTGTTGCATCACGCTTCCTCAGCCTCGCGGGGCGTCGTTGTGGACCTTTGTTGCGGTTCAGGGGCCGTGGGGGCAGCCATTGCCCGGCGACGCCCCGATATCGAACTGCATGCGGCTGACATTGATCCGGCAGCAGTGGAGTGCGCGCGCCGGAATGTGAATGCCTTCGGAGCACATGTACACCAAGGAGATCTCTTTGAAGCCCTGCCGCTACGGCTCCGCGACCGCGTGCAAGTACTCGCTGTCAACGCCCCTTATGTCCCCACAGGGGCGATAGCGGCGATGCCGCCGGAAGCCCGGGTGTTCGAACCACACACAGCACTCGACGGCGGGGCGGACGGACTCGATTTCCATCGGCGGATCTCCGCCGGTGCACTCGAGTGGATTGCCCCTGTCGGTCATTTACTCATAGAGACGAGCAGGCACCAGAGTGAGTCGACTGCCGCACTCCTGACTGCCGCGGGACTGGCTGTCCGGGTGGTTCACTCCGGGGAACTGGACGGGACTGTTGTGGTGGGAACCCCTCACCCGTAG
- a CDS encoding HNH endonuclease signature motif containing protein has product MEAIGDQFGEYGTDTAVLTRPASPGDNSPGDRPAPGGLDGCSPCQPGRHIAVGEDAPSPSPTTAFRPEDTASHSTAAAISDLPLQTDTGGAPRGCISLGVISSLLASAAAAAPAALAAADYVEASYFAGKAEELARSVEYLQLLAAGTVDRTRAEAIATADAARVSRARTRNVWVTGWESAVETLNETDADWPGPLAEAAPTAETSIAISSGEGTPTASATPGGAGTPAAARTNPAITSPADDGCRNTAEFLRLRLRIPLREARRRLALAHQVLSCTSLTGQPIPPARPHLAAGLTPASSETSKDAASDAGTRIGTDTSTSASEGIGESVLAPAVSSYAGTIITAVLDRLHHRTTTEVLDRIEQDLTKAAAAADPDFVARLAQRWTDTVDADGTEPSEEALRHTQGAFIRKPRYGLHHLEIFATTDQYEHLLTVMNAATNPRTGTQAAGGAAVSAGTGEHTGGSGALPALGNSSGETGAGSGNNLDLERRTRSQKQLDGIIGAVKAGMATNKLPSAGGNRPQIMAIINQEDLFPQTAHPAPASTSSTASTGPDSSSSTSPTTRTDAGSGATASQATGGETASQATGGQTATHPRTTASTGTGNFVFTGPVAAATLRKLACDAEIIPAVLGSEGEILDLGRKTRLFTPAQRLALTARDQGCSFPNCTIPAPWCEAHHITYWSHGGPTTTSNGALLCTHHHHLVHKEQWTISVHNGIPWYTPPQHIDPHRKPQQNHYFKPPPPPP; this is encoded by the coding sequence ATGGAAGCCATTGGGGATCAGTTCGGGGAGTACGGCACGGATACGGCAGTGCTCACCCGACCCGCTTCTCCGGGTGATAATTCTCCAGGCGACCGCCCCGCACCTGGCGGACTGGACGGATGCTCCCCCTGCCAGCCAGGCCGCCATATTGCCGTCGGGGAGGATGCCCCGTCCCCCTCCCCAACCACCGCCTTCCGACCAGAAGACACAGCCTCCCATTCCACAGCCGCTGCAATTTCAGATCTTCCGCTTCAAACGGACACCGGCGGGGCTCCCAGGGGATGCATCAGCCTTGGAGTAATCAGCTCGCTCCTGGCCTCCGCTGCTGCTGCCGCTCCGGCCGCCCTTGCTGCAGCCGATTATGTTGAGGCATCGTATTTTGCCGGGAAGGCTGAAGAGCTCGCGCGGTCTGTCGAGTACCTTCAACTGCTGGCCGCCGGCACCGTGGACCGGACCCGAGCTGAGGCGATCGCAACCGCAGACGCTGCCAGGGTTTCACGTGCCCGGACACGCAATGTGTGGGTCACCGGGTGGGAAAGCGCGGTGGAAACCCTAAACGAAACAGATGCCGACTGGCCGGGTCCGCTCGCGGAGGCAGCCCCGACGGCAGAGACAAGCATCGCAATATCCTCCGGAGAAGGGACCCCGACAGCCAGCGCCACGCCAGGCGGGGCAGGTACTCCGGCAGCAGCCAGGACCAACCCGGCCATAACATCGCCGGCGGATGACGGGTGCAGGAACACCGCGGAATTCCTCCGGCTCCGGCTCCGGATTCCCCTCCGTGAAGCCCGCCGCCGGTTGGCCCTCGCGCACCAGGTCCTCAGTTGCACCAGCCTTACCGGCCAGCCGATCCCACCGGCCCGGCCCCACCTCGCCGCCGGCCTGACCCCCGCTTCCAGCGAGACAAGCAAAGATGCAGCTTCGGATGCTGGCACACGCATAGGCACGGATACCAGTACCAGCGCCAGCGAAGGCATCGGGGAAAGCGTTTTAGCTCCCGCGGTCTCCTCATACGCGGGCACGATCATTACCGCCGTCTTAGACCGGCTCCATCACCGCACCACCACGGAGGTCCTTGACCGGATCGAACAGGACCTTACGAAAGCCGCGGCAGCAGCAGACCCGGATTTCGTTGCCCGTCTCGCACAGCGCTGGACCGACACCGTCGATGCGGACGGCACCGAGCCCAGTGAAGAAGCCCTCCGTCACACCCAGGGTGCATTCATACGCAAGCCCCGCTACGGCCTGCATCACTTGGAAATCTTCGCCACAACGGACCAGTACGAGCACCTGCTCACAGTGATGAACGCCGCCACCAATCCCCGCACCGGTACCCAAGCCGCAGGCGGCGCCGCAGTCAGTGCGGGCACCGGCGAGCACACTGGTGGGTCTGGGGCATTACCTGCTTTGGGTAACAGCAGTGGCGAAACCGGAGCAGGGAGCGGGAACAACCTCGACCTTGAGCGCCGCACCCGCTCCCAAAAACAACTCGACGGCATTATCGGCGCCGTCAAAGCTGGAATGGCCACCAACAAACTGCCGAGCGCCGGGGGCAACCGGCCACAAATCATGGCCATTATCAACCAGGAGGATCTCTTCCCCCAGACCGCCCACCCGGCCCCCGCCAGTACCAGCAGCACCGCCAGTACCGGCCCAGACAGCAGCTCAAGTACCAGCCCCACCACCAGAACAGACGCCGGTTCGGGTGCCACAGCCAGCCAGGCCACCGGCGGGGAAACAGCCAGCCAGGCCACCGGCGGGCAAACAGCCACACATCCAAGAACAACTGCCAGCACGGGGACCGGAAACTTTGTCTTCACCGGACCGGTCGCGGCCGCAACCCTGCGCAAGCTCGCCTGCGACGCCGAGATTATTCCCGCTGTTCTGGGAAGCGAGGGTGAAATCCTGGATCTCGGACGGAAAACCCGGCTCTTCACCCCAGCCCAGCGGCTCGCCCTCACCGCCCGCGACCAAGGCTGCAGCTTCCCCAACTGCACCATCCCGGCTCCATGGTGCGAAGCCCACCACATCACCTACTGGTCACACGGCGGGCCCACCACCACGAGTAACGGCGCACTCCTGTGCACACACCATCATCACCTCGTCCACAAAGAACAATGGACCATCAGCGTCCATAACGGCATCCCCTGGTACACACCCCCACAGCACATTGACCCACATCGAAAACCGCAACAAAACCACTACTTCAAACCGCCTCCGCCGCCACCGTGA
- a CDS encoding GlsB/YeaQ/YmgE family stress response membrane protein has protein sequence MGFIAFLILGLIAGAIAKAILPGRQGGGWLITLVLGVVGALLGGWIGGMIFGTGLQEFFSLQTWLLAIGGALIVLLVYGMVTKRGARG, from the coding sequence ATGGGATTTATTGCATTTCTGATTCTCGGACTTATTGCTGGTGCGATCGCTAAGGCAATCCTCCCGGGCAGGCAGGGTGGCGGCTGGCTCATCACCCTCGTCCTGGGCGTCGTTGGAGCACTCCTCGGCGGCTGGATCGGCGGAATGATCTTCGGCACGGGGCTGCAGGAGTTCTTCTCGCTGCAGACCTGGCTGCTGGCCATCGGCGGCGCACTTATCGTGCTGCTGGTGTACGGCATGGTCACCAAGCGTGGCGCGCGCGGCTAA
- a CDS encoding aldo/keto reductase, which translates to MTRAPLIKLNDGYSIPQVGLGTWPLDDDQAATAVVQALEAGYRHIDTAVKYGNEQGVGNGIRASGVDRGEVFVTTKLDGQFQGNDRAVEGLEGSLKRLGLDYVDLLLIHWPLPARDEFVSTWKTFERLQGEGKVRSIGVSNFKPAHLERLMAETAVVPAVNQIQLSPAITRSAERDFHRRHGIITESYSPLGGAGAGLLSAPILSQLAEKHGKTPGQLVLRWHVQNGIVTIPKTANPDRMRENIDIFDFALDPQDLAELAILDEGPGAGNDSDVTGH; encoded by the coding sequence ATGACACGAGCACCACTGATCAAGCTCAACGATGGATATTCGATCCCCCAAGTAGGCCTTGGCACCTGGCCGCTGGACGACGACCAGGCGGCCACCGCCGTCGTGCAGGCCCTGGAAGCCGGGTACCGCCATATCGACACTGCCGTGAAGTATGGCAACGAACAGGGTGTGGGCAACGGGATCCGGGCAAGTGGAGTGGACCGCGGGGAGGTATTTGTCACCACCAAGCTCGACGGCCAGTTCCAAGGCAACGACCGCGCCGTGGAAGGACTGGAGGGGTCGCTGAAGCGGCTGGGCCTGGATTACGTGGATCTGCTGCTGATCCACTGGCCTTTGCCGGCGCGGGACGAATTTGTCTCCACGTGGAAGACGTTCGAACGGTTGCAGGGCGAAGGAAAGGTGCGGTCCATCGGTGTCTCCAACTTCAAGCCGGCGCACCTGGAACGGCTGATGGCGGAGACGGCGGTGGTTCCGGCAGTGAACCAGATCCAGCTGAGCCCCGCGATCACCCGCAGCGCCGAGCGGGACTTCCACCGCAGGCATGGGATCATAACGGAGTCCTATAGCCCGTTGGGGGGCGCGGGTGCGGGCCTGCTCAGCGCTCCAATCCTTTCCCAACTGGCCGAGAAGCACGGAAAAACACCGGGTCAACTGGTCCTTCGCTGGCATGTACAAAACGGAATTGTAACGATTCCGAAAACTGCCAATCCTGACCGGATGAGGGAAAACATCGACATCTTCGATTTCGCCCTTGATCCGCAGGATCTAGCGGAACTTGCCATCCTGGACGAGGGTCCTGGCGCGGGCAACGATTCGGACGTAACGGGGCACTGA
- a CDS encoding rhamnogalacturonan lyase — MNPQRTPARLLSVTAVGIALTFSCLAAPASAVERSPKPGAPGVQLDHLDRGLVAAKTSEGVFLSWRLLGHEATGSSATGLTGTNFNVYRDGQRLATVTDSTNFLDPAGTAASEYQVRAVVGGVELDESAAATPWGGSFKDIPLKKPADGVTPAGQAYTYNANDASVGDVDGDGQYEFIVKWDPNNSKDVSQIGYTGNTYVDTYTADGTLLHRIDLGVNIRSGAHYTQLLVNDFDGDGRAEMMMKTAPGTKSTSFNSDGSVASENFISLLQSDTYAGYSNSDDYRMSAADYYQHMVRTFQGWTEHPEVKAGNWPATLEQAFGIAPKYQYPLSQSDAEALTDYFIDVYAPSRSARNNLRTFEGFIVSGPEYLSVFDGASGKELKTVAYEPGRHDDGLMWGDYAMSRIEPGNRVDRFLAGVAYLDGKKPAAVFARGYYTRSTLAAYTWDGANLSPVWNVDSGWTPMTNPFNDGPHGRNGTDPEFGTLTTQGFHSLSASDVDGDGKQEIVYGSATIDDDGSLLYSSFDTLPAGSATPGEEARLGHGDAMHVTDIDPNRPGKEIFTVHEGGTYAPYGYAMRDAATGDVLFGAYSGRDTGRGMIGDVDPTVPGIENWAVGMQSADGDKLSTSAPGTNMSIKWAADMTTQIINGSGEQTPTIDYWKRGRLLTATDTRTNNGTKGTPSLVADVVGDWREEMLVRTADSSALRMYLSTEVTNHKLYTLMHDPQYRAEVARQNTSYNQPSYTDFYFASDMDFAGVPLRAAWLPGSVKALEHVVEDLVESGDIAGPVGSQLTASVQQAAKAVDDGDAAKAAQAIQRFVDFLAQQKGPDAVSDTARVSLEYNAENILQAFGS; from the coding sequence ATGAATCCGCAGCGTACTCCCGCACGCCTGCTGTCGGTCACCGCCGTCGGTATCGCCCTCACCTTCAGCTGCCTCGCTGCCCCGGCCTCCGCCGTCGAACGTTCTCCCAAGCCTGGTGCCCCAGGCGTCCAGCTGGACCACCTGGACCGCGGACTGGTGGCGGCCAAGACCTCCGAGGGCGTCTTCCTCAGCTGGCGCCTGCTCGGCCATGAGGCTACCGGTTCCTCCGCCACCGGCCTCACCGGAACCAACTTCAATGTCTACCGGGACGGCCAGAGGCTGGCCACCGTCACGGACAGCACCAACTTCCTGGACCCCGCTGGAACCGCGGCGTCGGAATACCAGGTGCGGGCCGTCGTCGGCGGCGTTGAGCTGGACGAAAGCGCAGCAGCCACCCCCTGGGGCGGAAGCTTCAAGGACATCCCGCTGAAGAAGCCGGCAGACGGCGTCACCCCTGCCGGCCAGGCCTACACCTACAATGCCAATGACGCCTCAGTGGGCGACGTGGACGGCGACGGCCAGTACGAGTTCATCGTGAAATGGGATCCGAACAACTCCAAGGACGTCTCCCAGATCGGCTACACCGGCAACACGTACGTGGACACCTACACGGCGGACGGCACGCTGCTACACCGGATCGACCTCGGAGTAAACATCCGCTCAGGCGCCCACTACACCCAGCTTCTCGTCAACGACTTCGACGGCGACGGCCGGGCGGAAATGATGATGAAAACGGCTCCCGGCACCAAAAGCACAAGCTTCAACTCCGATGGCTCGGTTGCTTCCGAGAACTTCATTTCGCTGCTGCAGTCAGACACCTACGCCGGCTACTCCAACTCCGACGATTACCGGATGAGCGCCGCGGACTACTACCAGCATATGGTCAGGACGTTCCAAGGCTGGACCGAGCACCCGGAGGTGAAGGCCGGCAACTGGCCGGCAACCTTGGAACAAGCCTTCGGCATCGCCCCGAAGTACCAGTACCCCTTGTCCCAGAGCGACGCGGAGGCCCTGACGGACTACTTCATAGACGTCTACGCCCCGTCACGCAGCGCACGCAACAACCTCCGCACCTTCGAAGGGTTTATTGTCTCCGGCCCCGAATACCTCTCGGTGTTCGACGGCGCCAGCGGCAAGGAGCTGAAGACCGTTGCCTACGAGCCCGGACGGCACGACGACGGTCTGATGTGGGGCGACTATGCGATGTCCCGCATCGAACCCGGCAACCGGGTGGACAGGTTTCTCGCAGGCGTCGCATATCTTGACGGCAAGAAGCCGGCGGCGGTCTTCGCCCGCGGCTATTACACGCGCAGCACCCTGGCGGCCTACACCTGGGACGGTGCCAACCTTTCCCCCGTATGGAACGTGGATTCCGGCTGGACCCCCATGACCAACCCGTTCAACGACGGCCCGCACGGCCGCAACGGCACGGATCCGGAGTTCGGAACGCTTACCACCCAGGGGTTCCATTCCCTCAGCGCCTCTGACGTTGACGGCGACGGCAAGCAGGAAATCGTCTACGGTTCCGCCACGATCGACGACGACGGCTCGCTCCTCTACAGTTCCTTCGACACCCTGCCCGCCGGTAGCGCCACACCCGGCGAGGAAGCACGCCTGGGCCACGGCGACGCCATGCACGTCACGGACATCGACCCCAACCGCCCCGGCAAGGAGATCTTCACCGTTCATGAGGGCGGCACTTATGCACCCTACGGCTACGCCATGCGCGACGCGGCCACGGGTGATGTGCTTTTCGGCGCGTACTCAGGGAGGGACACAGGCCGCGGCATGATCGGTGACGTCGACCCCACCGTTCCCGGCATCGAAAACTGGGCCGTTGGCATGCAGTCGGCAGATGGTGACAAGCTCTCCACGTCCGCTCCGGGTACCAACATGAGCATCAAGTGGGCAGCAGACATGACCACGCAGATCATCAACGGCTCCGGGGAACAGACGCCGACTATCGACTACTGGAAGCGTGGCCGGCTACTGACCGCAACGGACACCCGCACCAATAACGGCACCAAGGGCACCCCCAGCCTCGTAGCGGACGTCGTTGGTGACTGGCGCGAGGAAATGCTGGTGCGGACAGCGGACAGCTCCGCACTGCGGATGTACCTCAGCACCGAGGTGACCAACCACAAGCTCTACACCCTGATGCACGACCCGCAGTACCGCGCCGAGGTGGCCCGGCAGAACACCAGCTACAACCAGCCCTCCTACACGGACTTCTACTTCGCCTCGGACATGGATTTTGCCGGTGTCCCACTGCGGGCTGCATGGCTGCCGGGCAGCGTGAAGGCGCTGGAGCACGTGGTAGAGGACCTCGTGGAGTCCGGCGATATCGCGGGGCCGGTGGGCAGCCAACTAACGGCCAGCGTGCAGCAGGCGGCAAAAGCTGTGGACGACGGCGATGCCGCCAAGGCAGCCCAGGCCATCCAGCGCTTCGTGGACTTCCTCGCGCAGCAGAAGGGGCCGGATGCCGTATCGGACACCGCCAGGGTGTCCTTGGAGTACAACGCGGAAAATATTCTGCAGGCTTTCGGAAGCTAG